Sequence from the Borrelia maritima genome:
CATTTCTTTTATATTTAATATGCTTTTCTTTATGCGCATTAGCCGTTTCTATTGAATTTTTTAAATCATTAGGTAGTTTATTTTTTAGTTGTTGTTTTCTCTTAAGTTTTCCTTCTTATTTCTTCTTAAGCTCTTTTTTTATTTTGGGCTTTAATTCTTATTGCTTTAGGTTTTCTATTTTGGCTTTGATTTTGTGCTTAGAGTCTTCAGTTTTGGGTCTTGATTTTTCAGTAGGCGGGCATTTAATGTTTTTTTGATCAGTATTAAAATCTGTCCTGCAGGCTAAAAATCGAAAAACAAATATGGTTGTAATTATGTGGTATTTCATAAATACTCTCTTTATATAGTTTAATTTATACCCAATTTATTTATTTTAATAATAGTATATTTTATTTGTGAATTAGGTTCTTAATGTTTGTTGTTTTAAAATTCAAAAATTTTGAGGGCATAAAGAATTTTTAAAGCGTTTAAAGCGGCTTTATAATATCTTTTTAAAAAATTAAATTTTTATAAATTAATATACTAATTTAGTAATACCGGTTCAAAAATTTAGATATGTTTGCTTATCTTAATAAAACAAGCTCAAAACTCTTTAAAACCCTTTGTAGACTTTTTAATTATTCTTAAATTCTTTATCTTTTTAAAATATTTTTCAGTTTTTCTAAAAACTTCTTTGGTTTATTTAAATCTTTGATTTTAATTTTGACAGTTTTGAGAATGCTTTGGAGCCGATCAACATCATTTATTTAAATTTTATCTCTCAATATCGATTTAACCTTTTTGGAATTAACAGCAAAGTTTTCTATTGTAAGCAAATTTCTTATTGGATTTGTTTTGATATTAAAATAATTGTTTTTTCGATTTTTACTTTTTTAAAGGTTAAATTGTTTGCCATTTCTTAATTAATTTCAATTTGTTTTTATGTTTGTTTAATTAAAGCAATATTAATGGGGAATAATAAACCTTTTTATTGGGCCTTTATATTTAAAGGTCTAATTTACTTTAAAACCCCTTATTAATAAATTTAAATTCAAAATGCTTGAATAGGTATTGATAATATGGTTTTTTTTAGATTTACGGTCTCTTTATTTTTTTCATTAAACTGATTATATATCGTATCGAAATATGTTTCTGATTTAGAATCATCTGGTTTTATAGAATTTTCATTGTTTTGATGATCCAATAAGACCTTTTTTATGATTGTTGAAAAAAAATTCCTTATAGAGAACAGTTGTTCAAGAGAATTTTTGATCTTTTCCAAATCTAAGGTTTTTGTCTTATCTAAGGTCTCTTTTTTTGAGCCTAAGTGATTAATTACCTGCTCTATGTTAAGTTCTAAAATTGCTATGCTATTTAATACTTTGCCCGGTGATTTTAGTGTTGGTTTATGAAATATGGTTACAAATTTATTGAATTCATCATCTGTTAAAAAACTATTTATAAAATTGAAAGCTCTTTGATCTATCTCGAAAACTTTCTTATTATTTTTATCATCTACAGGGTTTTGATCTACTGGCTTAGCTTGTAGCAGTTTACGCTTGTCGATGCTTTCTTTGGTTGTTGCTATTAAATCTTTTATTTCATTAATATATTCGTTTTTTGTTTTATTAACATGTTTTTTTATTCTCGTTTCAGTGTCATGGTTGGCAGTGCAGCTATTTAAAAGTAAAAAAACACACATACATAAAATTATGTTGTTTTTCATAAAAATTTCTCCTCAATTAGTATAGATTAATTATATTCTTATATTAGAGAACATACAACACAATAAGCTTGGCAGAATAATAAGACACTTTTATGAGACTAAATAAGTAATTTTTGAAAGTAAGGGTGTATTATGATAAGCCGTTTAATATTTTTTAAGTTTTAAGATTTTTTTAAAGCTTTTAAAAACTCTATCTAAAAAATAAGATCCCATCTTTATTGCTAGGGTTAAATTTGTATTATTAATGTTTATTATACTAATAAACATTAATAATACTTATCTTCTTGCTATGATAAAATTTTCAAGAAAATCTTCAAATTTATAAAGTTTTTGTTATTTTTTTATATAAAATTTTCATCAATTCAATTTTATTATTGTCACTGCAGTAGTTTTGTGTAATTAATTTTTATAACTTTAATATTCCATTTTATTATTTTTGATGGGTTTTAAAACGATAGTGATATTTTTAGAGATGCTAGAATTTATTGGTGATTAGAATCATATATTCTAAATTTAATATTTAGATAAAAAAGTAGAGACAAGAGCGGGGTGTCTAAAATCAATAAATAATGATAATAAAAGGGGGTTTGCATAAAATATAAGGTCGGGTATTGGAAAGTCTAAATGCTAATAAAATGAAAATTTAATTTCTAAAAAGACAATATTTTTATCAAAGTTTAAGAAATAAATAACAAAACACAGCATACAAAAATATTTATTGATTTTTTACATTTGGGATAATTTAAAGAAATTAAAATAAGTTTTTTATTGTATGTCCGTATATAAAATTTATTACCTAAAATTTAGGTTTAAAAAAATAAAGTATTTTTTATTATATAAAACATTTTAGGAGCTAACAGGAAAAATAAAAATTTGTCAAGTGTATTATAACTAAATGAGCAATAAAAACTATAAAATAATTAGCATTTCAAATATTAAAGTAAGCGTTGTTAAAAGTGTTTTAACCATTAAATTTAATTTTATTAAAGGGATCAATAGGGAACTTGCCAATTAAAGGGGTGCTATGTGAACTTTAAGTAGTTGTAACACTTTGTATGATAGAGATATAAATATAACTCTAAATCTTAAAGATTCTTATTATAAAGAAGTAAAAACCAGGGTAGGAACTTTTTTAAAGCAAGAAGCTATTTCTATAATTTAATTTTTTATATTTTCTTTGGTAAATTTGATTACATTTGAGTTTTTGAATGTATATTTAAATTGTGGTGGTTTTTTGAATTTCAAAGCTTTTTGTTTTATTTTGTGGGTATTTGTTCAACAGTCATAAAAATATATTATGCAATGTTATGCTATTTTTATATCAACTGGATAGGAAATGTAAACTGTGATTAAACTAAAATTAATAAAAGTATTTATAAAAAATAAATTTAAACTCAATGAAGAAAATAATTATATTTAAAAACGATGCTTTAAAATTATATTTTATCAAAAATTATAAATTTGACAATAATCAAAAACCCCTAATAAACAAATTGCTTATATACTTAAGTATAATTTTTTGTTAAAAGTAAAGCAATCAGCAAATACATTGGATTATTGGTTTGTTGAACAATCAACACTAAAATCAAAATTACAAGCATATATAGGAATGGCCGATATTGGGCCTGCAATATTACAAAGTGGCTGCCGAGCTTTTCAAAAAATAGGTCAAAAAGTTAATTGAGGCACATATAAAACACTGAGGTTTTAGCCAAGTACAAATAGATAATTTGGGGGCAATTTTATCAAATTGCTTGAAAAAAGTAAAGAATAAGGAAATAGTTTTTGATTTTGACCAAGATTCCAAAAATACGGTATTTGAAACCAGCAACTTAATGTAAGTTATTAATAATGCTTTTAAAAGCAAGAATGTAAATATTTGTGTTAATATAATGGATTGGCCAAAGGAAGTATTCTAAAAGACTGTCTATTTAGCATTAAAATCTTTAGCAACAATCAATTACATATAATAACGCGCCATTATCTAGAAACGCTACTATATGCCCAAAAAGAGATTAAATTGATATAAATTTTAGAACAGTTTTGTTAGTTTGGGAGCAAAGTTTGAATTGTTCTAAGGTGCAAGAGATAAAATTGAACAACTAGGATCCTATTTAACAAGAAATGTTTTAAAAATTTGCAAGGGAAAAAGAAAAAGTATAGCTTTTAAATATGTAAAAAGTTGCTTGAAATAAAGGACAAAAAGTAGAGATAAGAGCGCAGCAGAAGAAAGTGTTTACAAAGAGCAAATTTACAAATTAGAGATTTATAGAAAAAGTAATTTCCTTTGAGGAAATAATTCTATATTTCAAGTGCTTTTAACTAAAAAAGCAAAAGAATTTTTAACCTATAATTTATGTGAGCTTTAGATGGATATAAGTTAATAGAATTAATTTACCGGGATGGGATTGAATATGCTTTTATGATATCTGTGAAAACTCTTTCAGTAGGAATAATACAAGAATTTCTAAGCCAAAAACCATATTAATAGTAATACCTATCCAAATAGTTAAAATATTTTCCCACAAAAGCTTAAATATACTATTTTTAAATTGTTGATAAAGCTTAAATATGCGTTTTTAAATTGTTAGTAAATTTAAAAGCTAAACATTAAGGGTTATATTTTGACACTATAAGTCTTTTTAGATTTCCTGCTTCTAGAGATTGTTGCTTAATTTCATTGACCAGTTCATTTGAATAAGATTTAAGCTTATTAACATCTGTTTTTAGATTTTTATAATCTAGTAAAAGTTTTTTTGATCTTCCTGCGACACTTCCTTTTATATATAATATTTGTTCAAATGAGTTTTTAAGCGTTTCTAAATCCGAAATATCTAGTTTGTCTAGATTGTCTTTTTTGGAATATAGGTGATCAATTACTATGTCAAGAGCTCCTCCAATAGCGCTAAAGGAATTAAATATACTTACTACTGGTGCTAGTTTATTTATATCTTGAATAATATCTGAAAATTCCTTTAATTCATGAGGATCCAAAGGGCTTAAAACAGTATAAGTATGCCTTCTAAATCTTATAGATCTTTCGGTATTGGCAGTCATCTTTTCAGTCCCTGCCCCCCAATTTAATCCCCTAAAAGATGGCAACATTCCGTAATGGTCTTCAGGTTCTTTTTCCATAATTTTTACATATTTTTCTTTAAAATTGTAGGCTGATTCTATTTGCTTTTTTAAATCATCAAATAGTCTATTTTTTAGTTGTTTTTTTATCAGTTCTTCCTCTTCCTCTTCTTCTTCTTGTTTTTCTTCTTGTTTTTCTTCTTGTTTTTCTTCTTGTTTTTCTTCTTGTTTTTCTTCTTGTTTTTCTTCTTGTTTTTCTTCTTGTTTTTCTTCTTGTTTTTTATTAAGCTCCTCTTTTGTCGTAGGTTTTGATTCTTTTTGCTTAGAGTCTTCGGTTGTGGGTCTGGATATTTTTTCAGGGTGGGGGTATTTAATCTCTTTTTGATCAGTATTAAAATCCGGCCTACAAGCTAAAAATAGAAAAACAAATATAGTTGTAATTATATGGTACTTCATAAATACTCTCCTTTATATAATTCCATATTTATTTATATATACTTATTATAAGCAAATATTTAATTAAATTAAATAATTTATTGTAATATAAAATTTTTTAAATCTATTTTATATATCCTTGATTGATTTTTACCAAATTTGTTATTTAGGCGACAGTATGTTTGATTTGTGAAGTGAATAAGGTTGCTTTTATAATTATTTAAATATCAATGTATTTTATTAAAGCAATATTAATGTAAAATAGTAACTTTTTTTATTAGGCTTTTATATTTAAAGGCCTTTTTTACTTTAAAAATCCTTATTAATAAGTTTTAATTCATAATGCTGGGAATAGGTATTGATAATATAGTGTTTTTCAGATTTCTAGCTTATTTCTTTTCCTCATTAAACCGATTTAATGTTGTGTTCAGGCATTCTTCTAATTTAGAATTCTCTGTTTTTATAGAATTTTTATTTTTTTGATAATCTAATAAAATCTGTTTCATGCTTTTTGAAAAAAATTTCCTTATAGAGAATTAATTGTTCAAGAGAATTTTTGATCTTTTCTAAATCAAGGGTATATGCCTTATCTAAGGCATCTTTTTTTGATTCTAATTGATTAATTGTCTGCTCTATGTTAAGTTCTAAAATTGCTATGCTGTTTAATATCTTGCCTGGTGATTGTAGTTTTGGTTTGTGAAATATTTTTGCAAATTCGTTGAATTCATCATCTGGTTAAAAAACTATTTATAAGGTCGAAGGCGCTGCTATCCATCTCGAAAGCTTTCTTTCCATTTTTACTGTTTATAGGCTTTTGATTTATCGGGTTAGCCAACGGCAGTTCGTTTTTGTTTATACTTTCTTTAGTTGTTGTTATTAAATTTTTTATTTCATTAATATATTCGTTTTTTATTTTATCAGCATGTTTTTTAGTGCTGATTTAGTATCACGGTCGGGATTGCATCTGTTTAAAAGCAAAAAAACACATATATATAAAATTGTTTTATTTTTCATAAATATTCTCCTTAATTAGCGTAGATTAATTATATTATTATATTAGAAATCATACAACATAATAATGTGTTTTGTTATCAACAGGCATAATTTGCATTGTTTTGTTTTTTATACTTATAAACATTAATCAAATTTTAGATGCTTACTTGTTATTTTTTAAATTTTTATTCTTATTTAATCTTTTTTTAGAAAAAATAATTTGTATTTAGAGGGGATATTCCCCTTTAGATCTATTAGAAATTAATCTTCTCTTATCTTAGGTTAATATTAAAATATTCTTATCTTTAATATTAACCTTCCAAGCCTGCTATTCATTTTAATTTAAAGTCTTTTTTAATAATAAATACAATAACAGAGACGGTATGATATATCGGGTCCTTATTATTGTCATAATATTTACCGTTCTATTGTTCAAATTATTTCCTTATAAAAAATTCTTTATTTTTTAAATATCTTTTTTAAGCTTTTATGCCAAATTAGATATTTTTTTTGTAAGATTTTTTATATATAAGTACCTTTTGTCTAAAAAATTCATTTTTTACTTTATAATAATAACTAAAAATTTAAAATTATAAATTAAAACAAAATTTTGCTATCTTTTTTCAAATCTTCTATTTTATAATCTTTTTGTAAGCTCATTTATGTTCAAATTATTTAATTTTTTCTATTTTAAATATTCCGAAAGAACCCTTTTATAAAGTCTTAAACATTGCTGTAGTATTTTTGTAACCGATTTATATAACCTTTATTTATGCTTTGCAACTCTTCTTTATTCTTTTTATATTTTAGGTTTTCTTTTTTTGATAAATTTATTTGCAAATTCTTTAATTTTTTGATTTTCTTCTTTTTTGGTATATTCTAACCAATCTTCAAGTGTCTTATTTTTACCATGTAGTTTTCTAAATAATGAGTATTCTCTATCCCACTTAATAGTGACATCTTCATATTCTTTTATAATATGAAGATTTGATATATGGTTTTTAGGGAATTTAATCATATTAACCCTTCCTAACTGTTTAAAATTATTATAGCAGTTTGATTCTTTTATTTTTTGAATTTTGTGACTTGTAGCAACAACTGATTATAAATATTCTATAAACAGATCTAATTTTTGTATTTTTACTTAACATATATGTTTTAATTTTAAACCCGTAATGCTATTATTGCAAATATTTGCTGGTAGATTATTAATGTTTTTGGACTTTTATATTCTAAAAACCTTTTTTCAATAGTTTATATAAGTAAAAATATATTGATTACTTTTAGAAATAATGAATCTAGCAATGATTATATGTGTTTTAAGACTTTAAATTTGGGTTGAGAATATAGGCTCTTTATAGGGAGGCTTTATTATCTAAAATATAAATAGTACAAATACTTTTACAGTATTTTAATGATTTTGGCGAAATTACAAAGAATATAGCACGGTAAATCGTGTTTTTCCTAAAATCCAAAAAAAATTAAGTTGATATTTAATGTAAAAGGCGGTGCTCTTTTTTGAAATGCAAAGCTATGTAAAGTGAATCATTAATTCACATAGATTAATTGGGGTTGGGCGTGGGTGTTTTTAGATATTTTATCTTTTTTCCTTCTTCATCTTTCTAAATAGCATATTTCCACATTTGGTGTTTTTATATTTATATCTTGCTTGGAATATTGTTTGTAAAAGAACTGCCAACAAGATATAATAATTTATCCTTTATAAAACCAACTTAAAAGATTTTTTTAATTGAGATTAAAGCGCACAATTAAGAAAAAAATTTAGATATAAAAAACCTTCAAAATTAATCTATTTTAAAACAAACATGTATGGCCATTGCCGAATTTTTTATTTTACAAATTGCCTCATTTAAGGTTATTAATATGATGTCATGCCCATTTTTATTTTCATCTTTAAGCTCATTATATACGCCTTCAAAATATGTTTCAACATTATACATAAGTGTTTTTATGCATTTTTTAGCTTCAATTTTATCTTCATTGCTTGAATTTTTTAAATATACCTTTATTAATGAATTTTGATTATTAAAGCTGTCTATTGCCTTTTTAAGGTCATTATATTTACTAATGCTATTATCATACTCATCAATTACCGCTATTTTTAACAATTCATCTAGTAAATTTATCATCTTTAATCCATTTTCTAAATTACTTTTAGCTGTTGGTGAGGCGTTATAGCCTGACATAATTAATGCTTTAAAAGCCAAATCAATCTTTTCTGATGACTTTTTAATTGCTTGAACTAGCTTGGGAGTATCTTTTACTTCTATATTCTTACTATTGCTTTTCTTTTGAGAATTGACTTCTTCATTAGATTTTTCAGCATCGATTTTGGCTTCGCTTGCCAACATTAAGAGATCTTGAGCACTTAATGTTTTTATTTTTCCTTCACTTAATTCATTTAAGCTTTGCTTACTAGTTGTTAATGCTATCGAGCTATTTTTGTTCTTTTCTTTTGCGGCTTTATTTTCGTACCATTTACACGAACTGATCAGGTTTATCAGTATTAACAATACTATTTTTTTCATTTTGAAACTCCTAAATTAAACAATAACAATTGTTATTAATATATAACGCAATTCTAAGCTTTAACTATTTTGTATTATGAAAAATGTCTCAATAATAATTCACAAGCTGAATATTTTAAGCCTATATTATGGGCTTAAAATATTGTCACAAGTCACAAAAATAACAAGGATTAGATTTTTGGTTAATAAATAAATTTATTACACAGCTAATACAACATTACAAAAGCACAGATTTTTTAATTAAGTTTTAATTTGTTGGTATAGGTATTCTTTATTGCTGGATAAATATTATTAATGATATTGATTGTCAGTGGCATAAAATAGAATAGAATTTTTACAATAACAATTTTCTAATATATTGAGAATTTAATTATGTAAAAAAGAAATTAATGTTTTTATAAAAAGAAAATAAATTATTAAATAAAATTAAGCTTTTTGTATCAATGGGATTAATAGTTTGGCTTTTAAGTATTGGGGATATTTATTTTAATAAAGAGATTACTTGTTGGGGGATTATAATAAAAAAAAGACATAATCAAGCATAGTGTAGAGAACTTATTGGGGGATAGTACTCATTGAAGGGATTTGTTCATTGATAAGGCAAAAAATACTAAGCATTACTTTATTTCTTTTATATTGATTTTAGCAAGAAGCGCCAATTCGTTATAAGTAAAGAAGAGAGCAATTTTATAGGGCTAGAAGAATATAAGTTTAAAGAGATGAGTATATATATTACAAGATGCTACAACTAAATCCAAAAGAAGATTATAAAAAAATAAAAAATACAATTAAAAACTTAATAAGTTACATTAACTTAATTAAGCTTTCTACTATTTTTGCTGAGCTGGAAGAAGCTTTTTTTAAGAATTTTTTATAATCATTATAATTATTTTCATTATTAACTATATCAGATATTCCCCGGATGATTATAAAGGGAATTTTAAAGCTGTATGCTACTTGAGCCATTGCTGCGCCTTCCATGTCTATTGCGATTGCGTTTTCAAATTCTTCTGGAATTTCTTGCAAAGTTTGATGGTCAATGAATTGGTCTCCAGTAATTATTAATCCCATATATGAGGCTATATTTTTTATTTTTATCTTAGAAGTTTTCCTTATAAGCGCAGTATTTGCTTTAAATTTTTTAGGGTATTCTGGAATATGTCCAATTTCATATCCAAATTTATGTAGATCAAAATCGTAACTTGTTGTTTCTTTAGATATTACAACGTCTCCTATTTTTATAAATTTGTTTTTATTGCTATAAATTCCACTAGCAACCCCAGCACCGATTATGTGACTAATTTTATATTTTGATATAATATAGCTTGTCCAAAGGGCTGTATTTATTTTTCCAACTCCCGTAGCTATGGTAATTATATTATGATACGCTACTTTCCCAATGGTAATCTTTTTTTTTCTTCTATGTTCTTCTATTGAAATAGATTTTTTGTTTTGAATAATCTTATTTATCTCTTCTATTTCTGCTTTTGTAGCTGAGATTATTAAAATATTATTTTGAGAATTTTCATTTGGGGTATTTGTTTTTGACTCATTTCCCCAGCTATTTGAAACCATAGATACAAATATTAATATGTTTACTATATTTTTAATTTTCATTAAGAAAGCTCCCTTATATGTTTTTTGTTAATTTATAGATTAGTATTTGCATTTTATAGTTTAAATAGTATTGCAATATTACCTTATTTATAGGGTAATGTTTGTGTTTTATTTTCGACAATAAAACGAGCTTTTAGTTAAGAGTAAAATTTAAATTAATATTACTGATAATATCAATACTTAAAAACAAAAAGCAAATGCAAAGCAACGTATTCTATATTTGACTGTAGAATTTAAGTAACTCGTAAAAAGAAGCTAACTTTAGAAATGTTTTTAAAGTTAGAAAAAGCATTTAGAATAACAATCAATTTTTTAATTAAACATTTAGGTTTAATGTGGGCATTGAAATCTAATAGTGAATCCAAATATTTTATTTTTATTAAAATTAAAGTGAAATTGCATTTGACAAGGACGCAAAAGATGACACCATGAATAGAAAAAACAAGCTTAAATTTAATCGATGCATGTTCGAAATATAGTTTAATCAGCAGTAAAATTAATGCTTTAGCATTTTATTCTTAGAAGTTATTGTAATGGTTTATTTGCTGCTTGATCCTAATGCCTTGTATTTTGGGGGTTAACTCTATGTGTTGGAATTTCTATTACATGGTTTGGATATTGAGATTGATATCAGCTATAATAGTTTAATAAACTCTAATGCTTACGATATGCTTGTGAAAAGCTTGAAACTAAAGATTGTTTAAGCGCCATAAAAGATTTTATTCAAAAAGACAAATTACATGATGAAATATTGGAATTTAAGCAAGATATTGCAAATTCCAATTCTAGTGATTTTTTTAAGATTAAAAATGGCAAAGCTTATTGAGCTTGAAAAAAGCAATTAATCACTTATTTTATAAAAAAGATTTTTTATAAAAGTGGAAAATCTTAGATTTAAAAAATATCAAAAATTCGCTTGAACAATTATTCTCTATAAAACAATATTTTTCAGCAA
This genomic interval carries:
- a CDS encoding virulence associated lipoprotein, with the protein product MKYHIITTIFVFLFLACRPDFNTDQKEIKYPHPEKISRPTTEDSKQKESKPTTKEELNKKQEEKQEEKQEEKQEEKQEEKQEEKQEEKQEEKQEEEEEEEELIKKQLKNRLFDDLKKQIESAYNFKEKYVKIMEKEPEDHYGMLPSFRGLNWGAGTEKMTANTERSIRFRRHTYTVLSPLDPHELKEFSDIIQDINKLAPVVSIFNSFSAIGGALDIVIDHLYSKKDNLDKLDISDLETLKNSFEQILYIKGSVAGRSKKLLLDYKNLKTDVNKLKSYSNELVNEIKQQSLEAGNLKRLIVSKYNP
- a CDS encoding 5'-methylthioadenosine/adenosylhomocysteine nucleosidase — its product is MKIKNIVNILIFVSMVSNSWGNESKTNTPNENSQNNILIISATKAEIEEINKIIQNKKSISIEEHRRKKKITIGKVAYHNIITIATGVGKINTALWTSYIISKYKISHIIGAGVASGIYSNKNKFIKIGDVVISKETTSYDFDLHKFGYEIGHIPEYPKKFKANTALIRKTSKIKIKNIASYMGLIITGDQFIDHQTLQEIPEEFENAIAIDMEGAAMAQVAYSFKIPFIIIRGISDIVNNENNYNDYKKFLKKASSSSAKIVESLIKLM
- a CDS encoding virulence associated lipoprotein, whose product is MKNNIILCMCVFLLLNSCTANHDTETRIKKHVNKTKNEYINEIKDLIATTKESIDKRKLLQAKPVDQNPVDDKNNKKVFEIDQRAFNFINSFLTDDEFNKFVTIFHKPTLKSPGKVLNSIAILELNIEQVINHLGSKKETLDKTKTLDLEKIKNSLEQLFSIRNFFSTIIKKVLLDHQNNENSIKPDDSKSETYFDTIYNQFNEKNKETVNLKKTILSIPIQAF